In Necator americanus strain Aroian chromosome IV, whole genome shotgun sequence, the following proteins share a genomic window:
- a CDS encoding hypothetical protein (NECATOR_CHRIV.G13638.T1), with translation MPPKFDPTEIKIVYLRCVGGEVGATSALAPKVGPLGLSPKKVGDDIAKATQDWKGLKVTCKLTIQNRVAKIDVVPSAASLLVKELKEPPRDRKKVKNVKHNGDLTLDSIIKIARIMRPRSMARKLEGTVKEILGTAQSVGCTIDGQHPHDIIEQIASGEIEIPAE, from the exons ATGCCGCCTAAATTCGACCCTACCGAGATCAAGATTG TATATTTGCGTTGTGTGGGTGGGGAAGTGGGAGCGACATCCGCTCTCGCTCCAAAAGTCGGACCTCTAGGTCTTTCCCCGAAGAAAGTTGGTGACGATATCGCCAAAGCTACACAGGACTGGAAAGGATTGAAAGTCACATGTAAACTTACCATCCAAAATCGTGTCGCCAAGATCGATGTGGTTCCGTCGGCAGCATCACTTCTCGTCAAGGAACTCAAGGAACCTCCACGGGATCGCAAGAAGGTTAAGAACG TGAAGCACAATGGTGATCTTACTCTGGATTCGATCATCAAGATAGCAAGGATTATGAGGCCTAGGTCGATGGCGAGGAAGCTGGAGGGAACCGTTAAGGAAATACTGG gaactgCGCAATCAGTTGGATGTACCATTGATGGGCAACATCCCCATGATATAATTGAGCAGATCGCTAGTGGCGAAATTGAGATCCCAGCCGAGTAA